A part of Melospiza georgiana isolate bMelGeo1 chromosome 16, bMelGeo1.pri, whole genome shotgun sequence genomic DNA contains:
- the RPS15A gene encoding small ribosomal subunit protein uS8: MVRMNVLADALKSINNAEKRGKRQVLIRPCSKVIVRFLTVMMKHGYIGEFEIIDDHRAGKIVVNLTGRLNKCGVISPRFDVQLKDLEKWQNNLLPSRQFGYIVLTTSAGIMDHEEARRKHTGGKILGFFF, translated from the exons ATGGTGCGGATGAACGTGCTGGCCGATGCTCTCAAAAGCATCAACAACGCAGAGAAGCGCGGCAAGCGCCAGGTGCTCATCCGGCCGTGCTCCAAGGTGATCGTCCGCTTCCTCACCGTCATGATGAAGCACG GTTACATTGGTGAATTCGAGATAATTGATGatcacagagctgggaagaTTGTTGTCAACCTCACAGGCAGACTCAACAAG TGTGGTGTAATCAGTCCCAGATTTGATGTGCAGCTGAAGGATTTGGAAAAGTGGCAGAACAACCTGCTGCCTTCCCGTCAGTTTGG GTATATTGTCCTGACAACCTCAGCTGGCATCATGGACCATGAGGAGGCGAGACGAAAACACACAGGAGGCAAAATCCTGGGATTCTTTTTCTAA